A single Brienomyrus brachyistius isolate T26 chromosome 11, BBRACH_0.4, whole genome shotgun sequence DNA region contains:
- the LOC125704299 gene encoding excitatory amino acid transporter 2-like isoform X1, which produces MPKQVEVRMHESHLEPVDSLPQPMSKGICQKMCRNMLLTLTILGVILGSVAGMLLRYISPLPPDVIMVIAFPGDILMRMLKMLILPLIISSLITGLAGLDAKSSGRLGTRAMVYYMSTTIIAAVLGVILVLIIHPGNPKLKARLGEGDKNDEVSSLDAFFDLIRNLFPENLVQACFQQIQTVTKKVEHVPDYVEEGNVTLGDFLLNSTMAPPEPVYVIKKSLQFKSGMNVLGLIGFFIAFGICMGKMGEKARLMIDFFNILNEIVMKIVIMIMWYSPLGIACLICGKIISIKDLEVVARQLGMYMVTVIVGLIIHGGIFLPLIYFTIVRKNPFSFFMGIFQAWITALGTASSAGTLPVTFRCLEDNLGIDKRVTRFVLPVGATINMDGTALYEAVAAIFIAQMNGIVLDGGQIVTVSLTATLASIGAASIPSAGLVTMLLILTAVGLPTQDISLLVAVDWLLDRFRTSVNVVGDSYGAGIVYHLSKAELDTFDAHHVQSDDIEMVKTQSYYDDIKNHHENSANQCIYAGHNSVRVDECKVDFTLTDIETCI; this is translated from the exons ATGCCTAAACAAGTAGAAGTAAGGATGCATGAGAGTCACTTGGAGCCTGTAGACTCTCTCCCTCAGCCTATGAGTAAGGGCATCTGCCAGAAGATGTGCAGGAACATGCTGCTTACGCTTACTATACTCG GTGTGATTCTTGGGTCTGTAGCAGGGATGCTCCTGCGTTATATTTCACCCTTGCCACCTGATGTCATCATGGTCATCGCCTTTCCTGGAGACATCCTTATGAGGATGCTGAAAATGCTTATCCTGCCACTTATCATTTCTAGCTTAATTACAG GTCTGGCAGGATTGGATGCAAAGTCGAGTGGCCGTCTGGGTACAAGGGCTATGGTGTACTACATGTCCACCACTATCATTGCAGCTGTACTTGGTGTTATCTTGGTTTTGATCATACATCCGGGAAACCCAAAGCTAAAAGCCCGGCTTGGGGAAGGAGACAAGAATGACGAAGTGTCCAGTTTGGATGCTTTTTTTGACCTGATTAGGAACCTTTTCCCTGAGAATCTGGTTCAGGCCTGTTTCCAGCAG ATCCAAACTGTCACAAAGAAAGTGGAGCACGTTCCTGATTATGTAGAGGAGGGGAACGTTACCTTGGGCGACTTCCTCCTGAACAGTACCATGGCCCCACCAGAACCTGTTTATGTTATAAAAAAATCCCTGCAGTTCAAAAGTGGAATGAATGTATTAG GCCTCATTGGCTTCTTCATCGCCTTTGGTATCTGCATGGGAAAGATGGGAGAAAAGGCGAGATTGATGATTGACTTCTTCAATATTCTGAATGAAATTGTCATGAAAATTGTCATTATGATCATGTG GTATTCCCCTTTGGGTATCGCGTGTCTAATTTGTGGGAAGATCATTTCTATCAAGGACCTGGAAGTGGTGGCACGTCAGCTGGGAATGTACATGGTCACAGTCATTGTGGGCCTGATTATCCATGGTGGTATCTTCCTGCCCCTCATTTATTTCACCATTGTCCGAAAAAACCCTTTCTCCTTCTTCATGGGCATCTTCCAGGCTTGGATCACAGCCCTGGGAACAGCATCTAG CGCAGGTACACTGCCTGTCACTTTCCGGTGCCTCGAGGACAACCTTGGCATCGATAAGAGGGTGACGCGGTTCGTGCTCCCCGTTGGCGCAACCATCAACATGGATGGGACAGCCCTCTATGAGGCTGTAGCGGCCATTTTCATCGCCCAAATGAATGGGATAGTCCTTGATGGGGGTCAAATTGTCACTGTCAG TCTGACTGCCACCCTGGCCAGTATAGGGGCAGCGAGTATTCCCAGTGCTGGACTTGTGACTATGCTACTTATCTTGACTGCTGTGGGCCTCCCTACTCAGGACATCAGTCTGCTTGTGGCTGTTGATTGGCTTCT TGATCGGTTTCGAACGTCAGTCAACGTGGTGGGTGATTCCTATGGGGCGGGCATCGTGTACCACCTCTCCAAAGCAGAGCTGGACACCTTCGACGCCCACCATGTGCAGTCAGATGACATTGAAATGGTCAAAACCCAATCCTATTATGATGACATCAAGAATCATCATGAAAACAGCGCCAACCAGTGCATTTATGCTGGTCACAACTCAGTTCGAGTAGATGAATGCAAGGTAGATTTTACGCTTACAGATATAGAGACATGTATATAG
- the LOC125704299 gene encoding excitatory amino acid transporter 2-like isoform X2: MPKQVEVRMHESHLEPVDSLPQPMSKGICQKMCRNMLLTLTILGVILGSVAGMLLRYISPLPPDVIMVIAFPGDILMRMLKMLILPLIISSLITGLAGLDAKSSGRLGTRAMVYYMSTTIIAAVLGVILVLIIHPGNPKLKARLGEGDKNDEVSSLDAFFDLIRNLFPENLVQACFQQIQTVTKKVEHVPDYVEEGNVTLGDFLLNSTMAPPEPVYVIKKSLQFKSGMNVLGLIGFFIAFGICMGKMGEKARLMIDFFNILNEIVMKIVIMIMWYSPLGIACLICGKIISIKDLEVVARQLGMYMVTVIVGLIIHGGIFLPLIYFTIVRKNPFSFFMGIFQAWITALGTASSAGTLPVTFRCLEDNLGIDKRVTRFVLPVGATINMDGTALYEAVAAIFIAQMNGIVLDGGQIVTVSLTATLASIGAASIPSAGLVTMLLILTAVGLPTQDISLLVAVDWLLDRFRTSVNVVGDSYGAGIVYHLSKAELDTFDAHHVQSDDIEMVKTQSYYDDIKNHHENSANQCIYAGHNSVRVDECKVTLATND; this comes from the exons ATGCCTAAACAAGTAGAAGTAAGGATGCATGAGAGTCACTTGGAGCCTGTAGACTCTCTCCCTCAGCCTATGAGTAAGGGCATCTGCCAGAAGATGTGCAGGAACATGCTGCTTACGCTTACTATACTCG GTGTGATTCTTGGGTCTGTAGCAGGGATGCTCCTGCGTTATATTTCACCCTTGCCACCTGATGTCATCATGGTCATCGCCTTTCCTGGAGACATCCTTATGAGGATGCTGAAAATGCTTATCCTGCCACTTATCATTTCTAGCTTAATTACAG GTCTGGCAGGATTGGATGCAAAGTCGAGTGGCCGTCTGGGTACAAGGGCTATGGTGTACTACATGTCCACCACTATCATTGCAGCTGTACTTGGTGTTATCTTGGTTTTGATCATACATCCGGGAAACCCAAAGCTAAAAGCCCGGCTTGGGGAAGGAGACAAGAATGACGAAGTGTCCAGTTTGGATGCTTTTTTTGACCTGATTAGGAACCTTTTCCCTGAGAATCTGGTTCAGGCCTGTTTCCAGCAG ATCCAAACTGTCACAAAGAAAGTGGAGCACGTTCCTGATTATGTAGAGGAGGGGAACGTTACCTTGGGCGACTTCCTCCTGAACAGTACCATGGCCCCACCAGAACCTGTTTATGTTATAAAAAAATCCCTGCAGTTCAAAAGTGGAATGAATGTATTAG GCCTCATTGGCTTCTTCATCGCCTTTGGTATCTGCATGGGAAAGATGGGAGAAAAGGCGAGATTGATGATTGACTTCTTCAATATTCTGAATGAAATTGTCATGAAAATTGTCATTATGATCATGTG GTATTCCCCTTTGGGTATCGCGTGTCTAATTTGTGGGAAGATCATTTCTATCAAGGACCTGGAAGTGGTGGCACGTCAGCTGGGAATGTACATGGTCACAGTCATTGTGGGCCTGATTATCCATGGTGGTATCTTCCTGCCCCTCATTTATTTCACCATTGTCCGAAAAAACCCTTTCTCCTTCTTCATGGGCATCTTCCAGGCTTGGATCACAGCCCTGGGAACAGCATCTAG CGCAGGTACACTGCCTGTCACTTTCCGGTGCCTCGAGGACAACCTTGGCATCGATAAGAGGGTGACGCGGTTCGTGCTCCCCGTTGGCGCAACCATCAACATGGATGGGACAGCCCTCTATGAGGCTGTAGCGGCCATTTTCATCGCCCAAATGAATGGGATAGTCCTTGATGGGGGTCAAATTGTCACTGTCAG TCTGACTGCCACCCTGGCCAGTATAGGGGCAGCGAGTATTCCCAGTGCTGGACTTGTGACTATGCTACTTATCTTGACTGCTGTGGGCCTCCCTACTCAGGACATCAGTCTGCTTGTGGCTGTTGATTGGCTTCT TGATCGGTTTCGAACGTCAGTCAACGTGGTGGGTGATTCCTATGGGGCGGGCATCGTGTACCACCTCTCCAAAGCAGAGCTGGACACCTTCGACGCCCACCATGTGCAGTCAGATGACATTGAAATGGTCAAAACCCAATCCTATTATGATGACATCAAGAATCATCATGAAAACAGCGCCAACCAGTGCATTTATGCTGGTCACAACTCAGTTCGAGTAGATGAATGCAAG